The stretch of DNA taatttcttttaatttttaattgtgTGAGTCTGTgtgaaaaatacacaaaatcatCCCAGAAAATCACACTCTCAATTCTAAAGCAAGGAAATGgcgattcacattttttggagAATCGTGCAGCCCTAGCCGCTACTCCATAGATTTTTTTCAAAGATGATCAAGAAAAGCCTGAAAGAAACAGTCCTTCCTGGAATGCCGATCCTAAAGGCACAGCAGGGATCCAAGCACTATTCTCTACACACAATTTAACAATTTTCGAGTGACCTCCTCCATTTAAACTTGAGAAGGGAAGCATGCTGTGGAGAGGGAAGATTTGAGCAGTGAAATGAAGATCACAGTGCCCTAAAGCGACCCCTTTGAGCGAGCAGATTTCCCCGACCGATCCCTACTGCAGTTAtctagcctttttttttaaaaatgtttttaaaagctGAATTTTAGCAGCGAAAACCCCCCACAGAATCACTACTTATTTGTCACATTCAATGTGTTCTATTTTTGTGACGCTTTAGAGAGAACGTGGAGAGTAATGCACGTCTTGAAGGGTAcccacatctgttgcacattAGGTGCCGGCCGTCAACATTGTTGCCGGGCTcctaatttaatattttctctGTTTTGATCTTCCACCTTTAATCACTGGCTCTTGGGAGGATCGGCTTTCCCCAAGAAATTGTTCGAGAGCagaaagaaaatgttattgcagtATGTTTATGGAATCATGCATGTGAAGAGAGGACTCGCACACAAAGAAAAATGCTTGCCCATGTCAGATGTAGGAGAAAACCGCAATAGAACCGTAAGCAGTCAGGACATTCCTAACCGGCAATTTAAATTTCTCCACTGAGATGGTTAGAGATGATATGTGCAATGTGAGTGAGACAGCTGTAGGGGGGAAAGAGAGCAGGAGGCATGCACCACAGGGTAGATTTGGGTTTCTTTGAATCAGCACCGCTGCTTTTATTAAACCACCATTTCTAATACCaatgtaacataacataacaaaaacTTGGTTGTGCAGAGCTGAGGTGAGTGGGCTCATGTTTGTCTCTGACTGATGGCTGACATCAGGCACAACTTAAAGTCCAGACTCCCTGAGGGAAATGTAAAGTGGTTCTTCAAGGCACCTTTGAAGCGGTTTGTTTTCATGGAGCTCATGTTAGGCAAAGGACTCCTTGCTGTCTAAGAAGGCCTCATGACACTGAAAAATGCCTTTTTGCAGGAAAATGCCAATCGTCCTGTGCCAGCCATTGATACCCATGCACTTCATTGGCACACGCAATTAAGAACTCCTTGTGACAAGGTTCCTGAGCTCTTTGCAATGTTTTGTGACGTCAACGGCAACACCTTGTAAACAACCTGATTTTAAAGTATGTGGTAAAGTAGAAGGAGAAAACgtgttaatgtaaaaaatgttaatgtaaaaaaaaaaaaacaatgtacaaacaataaaagcacagtATAAACACACTTTATGTTAAGTTAACCACGCCACACTTACCTTTGTCAACACATTATAACCTGTAAGGACTCACTTTTAATGCGTGTGCTTCAGTCAAGCAACATTTGGTGTTTGCTTTCTTCTCTTAACACCTCTTATTAAGGCTGATTTGTATAACGgaccacaaaaagccaaagaaaaagtaatcAACACTGAGATCTCATGAGATTCACGAAGGTATTGCATGTCATGCAAAATGTATGACTTCAAGGGCATTTGATTTCCATGCTTCCACAATACATAAAGTGCACACATTTTTCtcaaagaaagaaatgtgaacCCTTGACTATATAATAAAATCATTATGCGGACTTTGCAGGAGCGTTCTGCAAACAGCTTCCCAGCTGGATAATGTGCACAAGTTGAATGTAGCGATAGCACAATCTGATCCAAGAGTAACATCGAGCACCAAAATGTATGTACTCACTCCGccaatacatatactgtatcggTTGACGTTGCACATTTTGATGAAACAGGGCATTGTTAAGGGATGGGTCTTATTACCATACAACTGATTTCCGGAACACGCTGTATCACAAGGGTGAACGTTGTCCACATAAAGGAGCCAAATCAATCGCAGACTTATCAAGGTCAAGATAAATCCACAATATAGGTTAGAAACAAACTGCTGCAGCAGTCAACACTTTGAGGCAAGGCTGGTAATCACACACTGTGTGAATGTATCATTTCAGCTGACAGAAAAGAAGATCAAACAACCATCTCAATAAAACAATTGTTTGCTTGGGTTTATTTTGACGTCAAGTTGAAAGTGACATTTCCTTATTGAAATCCATATTATGTGGCGCATAAAATTTCACGAATGGTCATGCTATTTTCCAAGAGAACAAACGTTTTAATAGGCGATTTAGTACGTTTGATTCCGTAGTACGtaggatgtagtgaaagaggacatgaagctagttggtgtgagagaagaggatgcagaagacagggttagatgaaggcaattgattcgctgtggcgacccctgaggggaaaagccgaaaggaaaagaagaagtaCGTTTGATTCCGTATCTCTCCGGTATACAGACATGACAACCAGTGAGGGCATAACAAAAATCCCGAATTAGATCACCTACCACCGACAAATCCTCTTTGCTTTGCAggccacttttcaaacactTTAAAAAGATGGTAAAGATTACATTCAAACTAATAAGAGATATTAAGTCATCCATCTAGTTTTACTGGAGCAGTAACACGTTTCATAAAGCTGCATTACACACGTTTTTAACTACGTCAACTAGGCGAATATTAAGAATACAGTTAAATAGTAAAAGCTTTTGAtattaaacatgtttttctgcCAACAATAACAAGGGAAAAACGAGAATAGTAGATATCCCGATAGCATCACTGTCCAGATGTGCCTAATAAAGTGACTAGTGAGTGCACCGTCACAGTGTAGGATGCAAAGGTGACCATTTGACGTATTGCTGCTCAAATAATGCTTCTAATTGTGCTTTATCATGTAGTTTTATGAAAGTATAACTACAACAGCGTTCTGATAACCCctataaatcacatttttacgACACACCGGAAAATTGTGTCAGCGCTAGCCTGGTTAGCTAAAGTTAGCTTGAGGAAAGACTTACCACTTCTTTCGCCTTCGGAGAGAAGCCATTCTTCGGTCTGCTCCTCTTGAAAATTTCATCTTTGGTAGAATCGAAGCCTATTCCAATCGCCTTGTTTCTGGTTTTCACTGTTTTGACACTGGCTTTGAAAAGCAAAGTTATATCCACAGCCATATCTGTAACACCACCAAGCGCAGGGAGCCGTGTAAACCACTGTAAACAAACTGACACGTCACTCGGATGTGACGTCACTACCCTGCGACGCTGCTGTTTTCCGGAGCAGAAGGGAAAGAAAGCTTATATTCTACCTGAAGGTTTTCCGCTTACAAATTTATTATAGCGTATTTAGGACCTCATATTTTACACACTGTATGTGTATAAGAAGGACTCGACTTTTAGTTAATTATTCTGAATTCTAATTTTGACTTTCCTGTGCTGCATACTTGTGCTACCAGGAAGCTGTAATTATACAAACTGGTAATCAATTAACCATGCCATTCCAACTTGAGGCAATGTCCAGCAGGAAGCGGAGACCCAACTGGACAGACCAGGAGTGTTATCTGCTTTCTCAGCTAGTCCACGAAAGGAAAGAAATAATTAGAGGGAAGTGCATCACTGGTTTATATGATAAACGACAGGCTTGGGAAGAGATAACCCATACCATCAACACAGCTTTTCCACACATGCAGAGAACCGTTTCTGACTGCAGCaaaaagtgggaaaatctgCTGGCGAAATCAAGGGAGGAGATTAAAAGACAGAAGATGCAAGCAGGTGCAGGTAAACAATGAACAGTTTATTAGCGCCACAGCATCTTGCATTTACCCTATAAGCTTGGATTAAAATATAATGAAATGCAACTTGGgaaaacaatgcatttttgttATTCACAGATGATGACCTGTCCCTGGATCAGTTCAGTCCTCTGACACAAATAGCAATTTCTGTGATGAACCCTTCAGTACTACAACACGATGAAGACGATTCCCCACCATTTGATTTGATTGAAAGTCAACAAAACAGGTGATTCATGTTTTTAagttgcctttttttgtttacagtggCCGACGGGGGCAAAACCGAAAACCAGATTCAAAGCCAAAACTACAAACATCATACAACAAATGTAACGGGAAAATGCTGCAGCCACATAAATGCTGCAAGAtcaagaaaaatgctgcaaatgtcaaAACCACATACAAACCCttaaaacaactgcatgagagaaatgctgcaagttgagGAACAAAACAGGATTTAGCCATTCTACCAGGGGCGCTGGACCTGAAGGATGTCCCTCCTTAGAGACATGAGCGGGATACGCAGAAGTTGGTGGAATGaaaagtaaatttttttttctttttgacaaATACTGACtgtaatattatacagtattataaagCAACAGGTTTTTACAGcagtttgcatttttgtgtgtgttttttttttaatcttacagTGGGTTTGTGACTGCAGAATTTTTAATTTGCAATATTTTCCCGTTccatgtgttttattgtgttgtgtgtttttgattttagattatttctgtgtttggagcgtttggaTGTTGCTGTACCCCTGTTAGCCACCATACGTTTTAATACTATGATATAACCATTTATTTGAATATAGATCACACCTTTGACATACAGTcggccctcatttatcgcggtcaaaTGCTTCTAGACCCGatcacgataagtgaatttccatgaagtaggattcaatattaataaaaggaatataTTGTAGTTAGaatgtagaaaatgtatttgtgaccttctaaaaacgcttttgtagacatgaagtaacaacCTTTATACTCTtattaatatagtagacaacagtaagcaataataagacatagtagttcacacgttagcattgggaaagttccttgttgttgtagtgTCTCAAGTAATGTGGGTCCATCACATggcactgaaaaacaaaaagatcgatgtcagcctatcatccaccctcactatgacgtttgtcacttgattaaGATACATGGCAGCCAGTCTGACAATAATGGACACTGCagcaccactactactactgctagttttgttt from Dunckerocampus dactyliophorus isolate RoL2022-P2 chromosome 8, RoL_Ddac_1.1, whole genome shotgun sequence encodes:
- the LOC129186454 gene encoding uncharacterized protein LOC129186454: MPFQLEAMSSRKRRPNWTDQECYLLSQLVHERKEIIRGKCITGLYDKRQAWEEITHTINTAFPHMQRTVSDCSKKWENLLAKSREEIKRQKMQAGADDDLSLDQFSPLTQIAISVMNPSVLQHDEDDSPPFDLIESQQNSGAKDGSTFTTEEQLKSKHELADPVLPTYASDPSMIPSEQKMVPYSNIPKSLAVQFSTHYPAASGEQSNSPCSPCAHAAHCTTLQERMDLEMSVLRRQEAVLKLQEEYYTLKIKRMKTQMEDTPLQN